A window of Bdellovibrionota bacterium genomic DNA:
GCTAGCAATTTTTTGCTGGAGGTTGCGCACTTCAGTTTTTGATTTTTCTTCGAGCCTTTCTGGATCGGGGAGGGCTGAGGCAATATGTCTTGAGTAGGCCGTTAAAGCATCTAGAGTTTTACCTCGCTTTTTTAAAATCTCAGCCTGATTGAACAATCTCTTTCTTTGCGCCACTTGACCTTGATAGTAAGCGCGTTGTTCTTGGATTTGGTCTTTTCTCATGTCTTCTTGGCTTGCGATCTCTAGGAGTTGAGCAGCTTTTGCATTTTCAGGATCCAGCTCTAAAGCAGGTGATAAACAATCTTGTAATTTATCCGTGTTGCGATGACCGCTGTAACTGATACCACATTGCTCGACGATTCCTTCGATCTTAGTCACAAGCTTTTGCTGCTCTTGTTCGCTTCTCTCAATATCTTTTTGTTCCATAAGCGTATCGATAGCATTTTTAGAATACTGGGCAATTTCTTTTGAATCTTTATATTCAGGAATAAGAGTATGAATCTTTTCTACTTCTGTTAGAGCCAATTCATATTTACCTTGAGTATAAAGAGTTTTTGCTAGGTTGTAGCTTTTTTCTACGAGATCTTTTTGTTCGGGAGAGAGAGAATCGATTTGCTTCACTAGAGGAGTCTCATTGCCCTGAGACGAAAGCTCCTTATTCTGAGGAGTTTCTTCGCTAGATATTATAAACATCAATAATAAAAGAACTGCTGTCCCCCCAATCATCATGTATTTCTTTTTGTTCTGCTCGAACTTAGAAACTTTGATGACCTTTCTTGAGGGTTTCGAATCTATTTCATCTGCATAATCCATAGACTGAATGTTATCGTAGCTCACTTCCATTGGAAGATTCGTTAATTTTTCCGCAAAGAGTGGATCTCTAATTTCAAATATAAATAGAAATTTACCAACTTGAATTTGATCACCAGACTTTAGCGGTGTGGCTTGAGCAGGCGGGATTTTCTTGTAGTTTAAAAGAGTTCCATTAGAACTATTTTTATCCAATATAAAGAATTGTTTTTGTTTATGGAAAATCTCGCAATGTTCACGGCTAGCTTTTGGATCATCGATTGTTATATCGCAACCTTCGTCACGACCCATGATCCAATAATCGCCCTCAAGTCTCATGGTTTGAGTGGATCCATCTTCTTTTCTCAAAAGAATATATGGAACCCCGATGCTCCATTCTTGCGAAGTCATTTGTGGAACAAAGGTTTTATCGTCTTGACTGAGATCGTTGGTTTTGTCATCGAGGTGTACGATATCTTCTCTATAAGGAGTTTTGTCATCCGCTATAGCAATGGCTGATTTTGTTTGAGAAATTGTTCCATCCACAAAATGGAATTCATAAGAAAATGTACTGAATTTATCATCGTTTTTTAGATGGAAATAATCTGACTCTCTGTGGTTGATGGCAAGCTGTGAGTACTTAGAAATACTTTGTACGGTCCATTTTCCTTGAGCATAGAATATTTTAAAATGTTGTCTTGAAAATACAACGTCGTCGAGCAAGATATCGCACTCTGGAGAACGGCCAGCCACGTAATCCTTGGCCTGGTTCAATTCCAGTGTCATAAGCTCTTTCTGATTTTTATAAATCATCAGCTTAGCCATTAAAACGACTCCCTTAACAACAACACACATTCATTATGCTTCTCTAAAGCCTCTTGGTAAATCTTATTGTCTTTGTCATTCAAAAGGACCATCACATTCTTGTATGATGCTTTCGCATGTTGGTATTTATTCTGATCCATAAAGCGCGATCCTTCTTGCATCAAGAATTGCACTTGTTCATCCAGTTTCAATTGAGCAAGTCTTAAATATCTTCTTGCTGTGGGATGCTCAGGATAAATCGCCAAGGTTGCGCTGAATGCGGAAACGGCACTCTTATACAATCCTTCTCGATAATCTCTGAGCCCCTTGGTATAAGAAGCTTGAGCATCGAGATATTGTCTAGAGGCCTTACCACTGGTCAGTTGATCTTTCATAAGGACTTCTTGTCTCTTTTTTGAAAGCTCAATCTCTTCATCTATGTTAGGAACCTTGTCTAAGATTTTCTTGGGCTCGTTGGACGAAAATAAAAATAATCCTATTATAACTACAACTCCTAAAATCGCATAAAATCTAATTTTTTTAGGATCAACACCTTTAGCTTTAGAACCTTGCTGTACCCCGTAATTAGGCGCTTTTGCTGTAGGCACTCGACTTTGATTTACAATTTTTTTAAATAAAAAAGTTGTAGATCCAATAATAATTTTTGAGCCGTTAGATAAAAATGCGCGGCTTCCTTTTTGTCCATCCACGGTAACACCCGTTGAAGAGCCTCTATCCTCAATCAGTACCGCATCGTGAGTGATTTTCAATATAGCATGCTCACGACTGCAGCGCGGGTCGTGGAGAACAACATCATTTGTATCTCCTCTTCCTATTTTAATTTCACCAGCTACAAGTTGAAATTGTGCACCCTTATCTGGGCCTTCCAGAATTTCCAAGAGGTACTTATCAACTGAGGCTAGAGGAACTGCGCCGCTCACCTAAAATCCTCCGCTATCGTTCACTTGAAACGAGATAAAGAAGTAACTGATTCCATGATCTGCTTGAATCGGTTGAAGTACAATTTTTGCACTCTTGCCATTGAATTCAAGTTGACCTGTTATAACGTTAAATCCATTCGCTTCTGATTGTTCTATTAAATCTTTTAAATTCAAAATTAAAGCTTGGTCACTGAGAGCTGCATAGTTCTGACCTTGAACTTGCGCAAGTCTTAGTCCTACGAGTTCTTCGAAAGCCAAGTTCATTGAAATCACCGAAAATGATTTATCAATTGCAAGCGCCGCCGCCGGATAATTTTCTACTAATTGTCCTGCTTCCATCGTTCTATCTGATGCTACGGATTGATTTGGAGTTGCTTGAGCCGCTCTTCCCAAAGCCGTATTCACATTGGAAACTAAATCTTGCAGAGGAGGGAATAGATATGCAGTCTTTGTATTTGTTTGGCCGTCCTTTAAACCTTGGTCAATTTGTTTATTGATTTCAGTCAATGGATGTTCAATCAATTTATAAACAAAGAAAAATAAGATCATACCAATCAACATTGCGATAGCCAGCACTTGAATGAATAATCCTACGGTTCTTCCTGTATCTACGGCAAGGCTACCCATATCATAGAGAATGATCGCATGAGCTGAAACTCTGAATGATCCCGTCTCTGAGTCAAAGACTTTGATAGGAACTGCCGCCCCCACCGTACTGTCGTTGATTTGTATCACTTGCTGCTGATCTTGTCTTCTAGCTTTGTGTACAAAATCTTCATTCGGTCTTTGGCCAATCCTTCTTGCGGGAGCAATCACTGTTCCGTCTGCACTTGAAATGATGTAGGCTGAATTTACGCCTTCTTCTCTCTCTATAGATGTAGCGTTGAAAGAAGATTCTAGACCTTCCTTATAGGCCACTTGATATCTATCTGCCAAATTTTTAGCTAAAGACAAGGCTCTTCTTTGGCTTTCTTGCTGGATTCCGCTTTTAGTTAATTCCACCATTGGAATCACAGAGAACGAAGTCACAAGTAAAATAAATGCGAGCACAAATGATCCTAACACCCATTTGAATTCCATCACTTCGGCTAATCTGTAAACTCCTGGTAATAAAACAGTATCAATATAATTCTTGGCTACCGTGATAAGAGTGGGTTTTGTTTCGTGGACCTGATTCTGCTCAAAGTTTGCCTGAGGTTGTGGTTGTCCGTGGGGAGCACTTTGCGGAAAATTGTTGAAGGCAGGATCAAATTGTTGAGCCGCGCCTGCGTCTTGATATCCTCCGCTACCTTGGTGGAAGTGTGTAGGAGCAGAAACTGCCTTGGTTATTTTTGGTTCAAAACCAATGATGGTATCAAAGAGTGTAACTTTATCGGATTGTCTTAATTTTTGCTTATGTACTTTGATTCCATTAACAAAAGTTCCGTTGGTAGAATTCAAATCTCTAATGAAAACGCCATTTTCATTTACAGTAATGACGGCATGCTCTTTAGATAAGCCTGGTGTGTTGATACAGATATTGCAATTCGGAGCTCGTCCCACGAGGTTTTCCCCATTTCGCAATTCGAATTTTTCTCCGGCCTTCGGGCCTTTTAAAATTCTAATTATCCACATGCAATTGATCCCCAACCTGAATTTTATTTTCTTTTAAAAAACCATTTTTCAATTCAATCACCGAACGTGCACCAAAGATGGGCCAAATAATTTTATTCGGAGCAATCGCTTCGATGCATTTTTTCACTTTAAAATTCTTATCTACAAAAATCACATCAATTGGAAAACTCATAAAGAAGGTATGTATTGAATTGCATCTGTTAATCCAAAGTCCATAGTTGTTTTCCATAGATTCTTTTCCAATCAATCCTTTAATTCTTGAAAGCTCACTTGCAATTTCTAAATTTGCCACAAGCAATTTATTTTGCGTTTGGTTTATTAATTTGGCCATCATGAGCCACCTTGCCCTAAGAACTGGATGATCACAGGACCAAACACCATGATGAACACTGCTGGTAAAATAAATAACATCAGTGGAATCAAAATTGTTTGCGAAGCTTTCGCTCCTTCTTTCTCTGCTCTGGTGAATCTTTCAAGTCTCATTTGTATAGATTGTTGTTTTAAGACGGTACCGATACTTGCGCCGGTGCTGTCAGCATCGATCAACACAGTCACAAAGCTTGTCACTTCAGAGATATCTAGACGTTCCGCCATTTTCTTTAATGACTCTGCTCTAGTTGAACCCAACTTTAAATCTCTCAAGACTTGTCCAAGCTCATCAGCAAGAACGCTGTTCTCTGCTTTTTCTACTACTCGCTGAATGGACCCAATAAAATCCAATCCTGCTTCTGTTGATAAAGCCATAAGGTCAATGAAGAAGGGAAGATCAACGATTACAGATTGATAACGTTTTTTTCTTTCCGTACTGGCATGCATGTGCGGAAAATATGCGCCAAATAATCCAAAGCAAATCAAGAATACGGGTGAGTAGCCCAACTCCATGGTGAAGTTCAAAAATACAAGCATTACTGGAAACAAAAGGCCCCAGAGAATTTGTAAGCCAATAAATTCATCAACGTTAATTTCACGTTGAAGGCCTGCAGTTCCGATTTTTTCTTGCACGCGCTTTCTATAGCCAGGATTTTTAATCTTTGCGGCAAGACCCAAGCAGAACTTGTGGACAAGTGGGCGAGATAATTCTATGAACTTAGAACGAGATTTTGCAGGTTCATCATCTGAAGCCCACAATAAAGATTGTGCATCGTTGTTAGAAGATAATAACATGGATGAGAACAGATAAACTGCAACTCCAACCATGAATAATCCTGCAATCAAAAGTAGTTCGGTCATATGAGCACAAACTCCCAAAAAAATATTCAAGCCAATTTAAAACGTACACTGGTTTTGGCTTCCCAATCTCCACGAAGAAAAGAACTTCTTGGAAAAACCGGAATTGCTTTCAAAACCTTCTCAGTACAAGTATCGGAATTCCTGAATGAAAACCTAAACTTAGATGATGCAATAATGGCAATTGCTAGACAAAAGGCTGAAGCCGTCATTGAACCTGTTAAGTCTATGAATTTACCTGATATTTTAATCCTCTCGAGTGACACCCTAGTTGTTTTAAAGGGGGAAGTCCTTGGAAAACCCATAGACGAAGGTCAAGC
This region includes:
- a CDS encoding FHA domain-containing protein, with the translated sequence MWIIRILKGPKAGEKFELRNGENLVGRAPNCNICINTPGLSKEHAVITVNENGVFIRDLNSTNGTFVNGIKVHKQKLRQSDKVTLFDTIIGFEPKITKAVSAPTHFHQGSGGYQDAGAAQQFDPAFNNFPQSAPHGQPQPQANFEQNQVHETKPTLITVAKNYIDTVLLPGVYRLAEVMEFKWVLGSFVLAFILLVTSFSVIPMVELTKSGIQQESQRRALSLAKNLADRYQVAYKEGLESSFNATSIEREEGVNSAYIISSADGTVIAPARRIGQRPNEDFVHKARRQDQQQVIQINDSTVGAAVPIKVFDSETGSFRVSAHAIILYDMGSLAVDTGRTVGLFIQVLAIAMLIGMILFFFVYKLIEHPLTEINKQIDQGLKDGQTNTKTAYLFPPLQDLVSNVNTALGRAAQATPNQSVASDRTMEAGQLVENYPAAALAIDKSFSVISMNLAFEELVGLRLAQVQGQNYAALSDQALILNLKDLIEQSEANGFNVITGQLEFNGKSAKIVLQPIQADHGISYFFISFQVNDSGGF
- a CDS encoding FHA domain-containing protein, whose amino-acid sequence is MSGAVPLASVDKYLLEILEGPDKGAQFQLVAGEIKIGRGDTNDVVLHDPRCSREHAILKITHDAVLIEDRGSSTGVTVDGQKGSRAFLSNGSKIIIGSTTFLFKKIVNQSRVPTAKAPNYGVQQGSKAKGVDPKKIRFYAILGVVVIIGLFLFSSNEPKKILDKVPNIDEEIELSKKRQEVLMKDQLTSGKASRQYLDAQASYTKGLRDYREGLYKSAVSAFSATLAIYPEHPTARRYLRLAQLKLDEQVQFLMQEGSRFMDQNKYQHAKASYKNVMVLLNDKDNKIYQEALEKHNECVLLLRESF
- a CDS encoding Maf family protein yields the protein MSTNSQKNIQANLKRTLVLASQSPRRKELLGKTGIAFKTFSVQVSEFLNENLNLDDAIMAIARQKAEAVIEPVKSMNLPDILILSSDTLVVLKGEVLGKPIDEGQAFDFLRRLSGQTHEVKTSVCFHDTVTNQTISEIESAFVTFKNLSDEQIWAYIKTGDPMDKAGAYGIQNTAKEFIVKLDGELDTVMGLPVKRVLRIIKDNQWTFS
- a CDS encoding type II secretion system F family protein; translation: MTELLLIAGLFMVGVAVYLFSSMLLSSNNDAQSLLWASDDEPAKSRSKFIELSRPLVHKFCLGLAAKIKNPGYRKRVQEKIGTAGLQREINVDEFIGLQILWGLLFPVMLVFLNFTMELGYSPVFLICFGLFGAYFPHMHASTERKKRYQSVIVDLPFFIDLMALSTEAGLDFIGSIQRVVEKAENSVLADELGQVLRDLKLGSTRAESLKKMAERLDISEVTSFVTVLIDADSTGASIGTVLKQQSIQMRLERFTRAEKEGAKASQTILIPLMLFILPAVFIMVFGPVIIQFLGQGGS
- a CDS encoding DUF192 domain-containing protein — its product is MAKLINQTQNKLLVANLEIASELSRIKGLIGKESMENNYGLWINRCNSIHTFFMSFPIDVIFVDKNFKVKKCIEAIAPNKIIWPIFGARSVIELKNGFLKENKIQVGDQLHVDN
- a CDS encoding FHA domain-containing protein is translated as MAKLMIYKNQKELMTLELNQAKDYVAGRSPECDILLDDVVFSRQHFKIFYAQGKWTVQSISKYSQLAINHRESDYFHLKNDDKFSTFSYEFHFVDGTISQTKSAIAIADDKTPYREDIVHLDDKTNDLSQDDKTFVPQMTSQEWSIGVPYILLRKEDGSTQTMRLEGDYWIMGRDEGCDITIDDPKASREHCEIFHKQKQFFILDKNSSNGTLLNYKKIPPAQATPLKSGDQIQVGKFLFIFEIRDPLFAEKLTNLPMEVSYDNIQSMDYADEIDSKPSRKVIKVSKFEQNKKKYMMIGGTAVLLLLMFIISSEETPQNKELSSQGNETPLVKQIDSLSPEQKDLVEKSYNLAKTLYTQGKYELALTEVEKIHTLIPEYKDSKEIAQYSKNAIDTLMEQKDIERSEQEQQKLVTKIEGIVEQCGISYSGHRNTDKLQDCLSPALELDPENAKAAQLLEIASQEDMRKDQIQEQRAYYQGQVAQRKRLFNQAEILKKRGKTLDALTAYSRHIASALPDPERLEEKSKTEVRNLQQKIASDVTKLKAQAESSYNKKDYKEAIAKLEQALRLNPQDGDVKDRYSTYSKELQGLVKNLYGDSVLEENLGNIDSAKEKWKKIRNIDVPHGEYFKKSGIKLKKYGI